In Oryza sativa Japonica Group chromosome 11, ASM3414082v1, the following are encoded in one genomic region:
- the LOC4349988 gene encoding lipase-like PAD4 isoform X1 translates to MEDASRGEEENSMFETSHVLGALLASSPLLARAWDRCAAAADGGASSLGFVHGGGGGGEGEPVCVAFSGVQAALSAAAGGGGGAEIFKPVGLRGDAAGRLFAPLVAAEPEDAGGEPVAVQALALQGFLRLCRSPEFQVLLNQIRGKAVVFTGHSLGGAIAALVALHYLCTSSSSSAFAPAPPVLCVTFGSPLLGNQALSRAILRERWAGNFCHVVSQHDVVPRLLFCPLNVIPVHIVVGMQLHQLPVRARRAAGVVATVTARMADTNQESLRQLIQEHAGEAAIEQKLAAPEIPSGSPYRPFGAYVLCSPDGAACVDNPTAAVQMLYATFAARRAPETGAVPPEAAHSCYGDLVLSMPHHLLLKRRLGATVTAPAASNYDVGISIALEASGITGEATEAAPARQWLKTSKRVGRSPSLNCASLATRLGRITPCRAQIEWYKALFDANTGYYDAFKQRLSPKKFSKANMYRIKLAQFWDGVLSMLDTSQLPYDFHRRAKWVNAAHFYQLLVEPLDIADYHRNNLHRTRGSYITHGRERRYELFDKWWKQKGCTDPSTGDTSATTTARRSKFAGLTQDPCFWARVEEAREQTESAKSERDMTSLARMLEDLHKFERHSSELVENKEVSIDVVAPQSSYSLWVKEWNELKLREEVRTILFQF, encoded by the exons ATGGAAGACGCCAGcaggggagaagaagaaaattcGAT GTTCGAGACCAGCCACGTCCTCGGCGCGCtgctcgcctcctcgccgctgctGGCGCGGGCGTGGGACCGGTGCGCGgccgcggccgacggcggcgcgtcgTCGCTGGGGTtcgtgcacggcggcggcgggggaggggaaggggagccgGTGTGCGTGGCGTTCTCCGGGGTGCAGGCGgcgctgtcggcggcggcgggcggcggcgggggcgccgaGATCTTCAAGCCGGTCGGGCTCCGCGGGGACGCCGCCGGGCGGCTGTTCGCGCCGCTGGTCGCCGCCGAGCCGGAGGACGCCGGCGGGGAGCCGGTCGCCGTGCAGGCGCTGGCGCTGCAGGGGTTCTTGAGGCTGTGCAGATCCCCTGAATTCCAG GTGCTGCTGAACCAGATCAGAGGCAAGGCAGTAGTGTTCACTGGCCACTCCCTCGGTGGTGCCATTGCTGCCCTTGTGGCGCTGCACTACCTTTGCACATCATCGTCAAGCTCAGCATTTGCCCCTGCTCCTCCGGTGCTTTGTGTCACATTCGGGAGCCCGCTGCTTGGCAATCAGGCCCTGTCTAGGGCTATCCTGCGTGAGCGGTGGGCCGGCAACTTCTGCCATGTGGTCTCACAGCATGATGTTGTCCCAAGGCTCCTCTTCTGCCCACTCAATGTCATCCCTGTGCACATTGTTGTTGGTATGCAGCTGCACCAGTTGCCGGTGCGCGCGCGCCGTGCAGCCGGTGTGGTGGCCACGGTCACTGCCCGCATGGCTGACACCAACCAGGAGTCGCTGCGGCAGCTGATCCAAGAGCACGCCGGTGAGGCAGCAATTGAGCAGAAGCTTGCTGCTCCGGAAATACCCAGTGGGAGCCCATACCGGCCTTTTGGGGCGTATGTCCTGTGCTCTCCGGATGGTGCGGCGTGTGTCGACAATCCAACAGCAGCGGTTCAGATGCTATATGCAACATTTGCTGCAAGGCGTGCTCCAGAGACAGGCGCGGTGCCACCTGAGGCTGCACACTCCTGCTACGGTGACCTCGTGCTGAGCATGCCGCACCACTTGCTGCTCAAGAGGCGCCTTGGTGCCACAGTCACCGCACCTGCCGCGTCCAACTACGACGTCGGCATCTCCATTGCACTGGAGGCATCAGGTATCACCGGTGAAGCTACAGAGGCAGCACCGGCACGGCAGTGGCTGAAGACGTCGAAGCGCGTGGGCCGGAGCCCGAGCCTGAACTGTGCGAGCCTCGCAACGCGGTTGGGACGGATCACGCCGTGCCGAGCGCAGATCGAGTGGTACAAGGCATTGTTCGATGCCAACACCGGGTATTACGACGCATTCAAGCAGCGGCTATCACCTAAGAAGTTCAGCAAGGCCAACATGTACCGCATCAAGCTCGCACAGTTCTGGGATGGCGTCCTCTCCATGCTTGACACCAGCCAGCTCCCCTACGACTTCCACCGCCGTGCCAAGTGGGTCAACGCTGCCCACTTCTACCAGCTCCTTGTTGAGCCACTTGACATTGCCGACTACCACCGAAACAACCTACACCGCACACGCGGCTCTTACATCACCCATGGCCGGGAGAGAAG GTATGAGCTGTTCGACAAGTGGTGGAAACAGAAGGGCTGCACAGATCCCAGCACTGGTGACACCTCTGCCACCACGACAGCGAGGAGGAGCAAGTTCGCTGGGCTAACGCAGGACCCGTGCTTCTGGGCGAGGGTGGAGGAAGCGCGCGAGCAGACAGAGAGTGCCAAGAGCGAACGCGACATGACATCGCTGGCGAGGATGCTGGAGGACTTGCACAAGTTTGAGCGCCATTCCAGCGAGCTGGTGGAGAACAAGGAGGTCTCCATTGATGTCGTTGCGCCACAGTCGAGCTACTCCCTGTGGGTGAAGGAGTGGAATGAGCTCAAGCTCCGGGAAGAAGTTAGGACAATATTGTTTCAATTTTGA
- the LOC4349988 gene encoding lipase-like PAD4 isoform X2, which produces MIERMTPGNTMWVLLNQIRGKAVVFTGHSLGGAIAALVALHYLCTSSSSSAFAPAPPVLCVTFGSPLLGNQALSRAILRERWAGNFCHVVSQHDVVPRLLFCPLNVIPVHIVVGMQLHQLPVRARRAAGVVATVTARMADTNQESLRQLIQEHAGEAAIEQKLAAPEIPSGSPYRPFGAYVLCSPDGAACVDNPTAAVQMLYATFAARRAPETGAVPPEAAHSCYGDLVLSMPHHLLLKRRLGATVTAPAASNYDVGISIALEASGITGEATEAAPARQWLKTSKRVGRSPSLNCASLATRLGRITPCRAQIEWYKALFDANTGYYDAFKQRLSPKKFSKANMYRIKLAQFWDGVLSMLDTSQLPYDFHRRAKWVNAAHFYQLLVEPLDIADYHRNNLHRTRGSYITHGRERRYELFDKWWKQKGCTDPSTGDTSATTTARRSKFAGLTQDPCFWARVEEAREQTESAKSERDMTSLARMLEDLHKFERHSSELVENKEVSIDVVAPQSSYSLWVKEWNELKLREEVRTILFQF; this is translated from the exons ATGATTGAGAGAATGACCCCTGGCAACACTATGTGG GTGCTGCTGAACCAGATCAGAGGCAAGGCAGTAGTGTTCACTGGCCACTCCCTCGGTGGTGCCATTGCTGCCCTTGTGGCGCTGCACTACCTTTGCACATCATCGTCAAGCTCAGCATTTGCCCCTGCTCCTCCGGTGCTTTGTGTCACATTCGGGAGCCCGCTGCTTGGCAATCAGGCCCTGTCTAGGGCTATCCTGCGTGAGCGGTGGGCCGGCAACTTCTGCCATGTGGTCTCACAGCATGATGTTGTCCCAAGGCTCCTCTTCTGCCCACTCAATGTCATCCCTGTGCACATTGTTGTTGGTATGCAGCTGCACCAGTTGCCGGTGCGCGCGCGCCGTGCAGCCGGTGTGGTGGCCACGGTCACTGCCCGCATGGCTGACACCAACCAGGAGTCGCTGCGGCAGCTGATCCAAGAGCACGCCGGTGAGGCAGCAATTGAGCAGAAGCTTGCTGCTCCGGAAATACCCAGTGGGAGCCCATACCGGCCTTTTGGGGCGTATGTCCTGTGCTCTCCGGATGGTGCGGCGTGTGTCGACAATCCAACAGCAGCGGTTCAGATGCTATATGCAACATTTGCTGCAAGGCGTGCTCCAGAGACAGGCGCGGTGCCACCTGAGGCTGCACACTCCTGCTACGGTGACCTCGTGCTGAGCATGCCGCACCACTTGCTGCTCAAGAGGCGCCTTGGTGCCACAGTCACCGCACCTGCCGCGTCCAACTACGACGTCGGCATCTCCATTGCACTGGAGGCATCAGGTATCACCGGTGAAGCTACAGAGGCAGCACCGGCACGGCAGTGGCTGAAGACGTCGAAGCGCGTGGGCCGGAGCCCGAGCCTGAACTGTGCGAGCCTCGCAACGCGGTTGGGACGGATCACGCCGTGCCGAGCGCAGATCGAGTGGTACAAGGCATTGTTCGATGCCAACACCGGGTATTACGACGCATTCAAGCAGCGGCTATCACCTAAGAAGTTCAGCAAGGCCAACATGTACCGCATCAAGCTCGCACAGTTCTGGGATGGCGTCCTCTCCATGCTTGACACCAGCCAGCTCCCCTACGACTTCCACCGCCGTGCCAAGTGGGTCAACGCTGCCCACTTCTACCAGCTCCTTGTTGAGCCACTTGACATTGCCGACTACCACCGAAACAACCTACACCGCACACGCGGCTCTTACATCACCCATGGCCGGGAGAGAAG GTATGAGCTGTTCGACAAGTGGTGGAAACAGAAGGGCTGCACAGATCCCAGCACTGGTGACACCTCTGCCACCACGACAGCGAGGAGGAGCAAGTTCGCTGGGCTAACGCAGGACCCGTGCTTCTGGGCGAGGGTGGAGGAAGCGCGCGAGCAGACAGAGAGTGCCAAGAGCGAACGCGACATGACATCGCTGGCGAGGATGCTGGAGGACTTGCACAAGTTTGAGCGCCATTCCAGCGAGCTGGTGGAGAACAAGGAGGTCTCCATTGATGTCGTTGCGCCACAGTCGAGCTACTCCCTGTGGGTGAAGGAGTGGAATGAGCTCAAGCTCCGGGAAGAAGTTAGGACAATATTGTTTCAATTTTGA
- the LOC112936822 gene encoding EID1-like F-box protein 3: protein MRRRGGPRRRRVGRRHGGPRRRRLGSRHPHDGPRHRLIGGGWPVMAKLLFFCCRAAAAVPGHFASTRSGGRPCSVDVVFTTNSCQHAVAGAVYDDIVGAYRGFMPSRTRAFLVIHHGPLEPHVRCPYCGAHVWSMTAAGLARLSSSSSSDGERSADSDSNHSDDESFAAADVSLPLPLASRVSGRRLRGRPAM, encoded by the exons atgcggcggcgcggtggtcccaggcggcggcgcgtcggccgcaGGCACGGTGGTCCCAGGCGACGGCGCCTCGGCAGCAGGCATCCGCACGACGGTCCCAGGCATCGACTCATTGGGGGAGGTTGGCCGGTGATGGCGAAGCTGCTCTTCTTCTGctgccgcgcggccgccgccgtgccgggccACTTTGCGAGCACGCG GTCGGGCGgccgcccgtgctccgtcgATGTCGTCTTCACTACGAATAGCTGTCAACAC GCCGTCGCTGGCGCAGTGTACGACGACATCGTGGGCGCGTACCGCGGGTTCATGCCGTCGCGGACGCGCGCGTTCCTCGTCATCCACCATGGCCCGCTCGAGCCGCACGTCCGCTGCCCCTACTGCGGCGCCCACGTCTGGAGCATGACCGCCGCGGGGCTcgcccgcctctcctcctcttcctccagcgacggcgagcgaaGCGCCGACTCCGACTCCAACCACAGCGACGACGAGTCATTCGCCGCCGCTGACGTGAGCCTCCCACTTCCTCTGGCTAGCCGCGTGTCAGGCCGGCGCCTTCGAGGCAGGCCGGCCATGTGA